The Deefgea tanakiae DNA segment AGGCTACGCGCCCGAAGTCGGCAGTATTTTGCGTAGCCTGCCGCAATGCATGAACGTAGATGATGTGCAGCAATTAATCTTTAATGTTTTCACACAATGGTTTACGCCAGAATTTGCTGGTGGCCGCAGCCAATATGCTGAAGTCGCAGCCGCAGTGTGGGAAAACTGGAAACAGCAACAGAGTGAAGAGTGAGGCGCTAGGCGTTAGGGGTAAAACCATAAACGCCGCTACCCTCTCGCTTCACACCTTTCACCTTACCCTTTACTCCTCACACATACATGCCTTTAGCCAAACGAATTATCCCTTGCCTTGATGTGACCAATGGTCGTGTAGTTAAAGGAGTCAACTTCCTCGAACTACGTGATGCAGGCGACCCAGTCGAAATCGCCCGCCGCTACAACGAACAAGGCGCTGACGAGCTAACCTTCCTCGACATTACCGCCTCTAGCGACAACCGCGATCTGATTTTGCACGTGATCGAGGCCGTGGCTTCACAAGTCTTTATCCCGCTTACCGTGGGCGGTGGCGTGCGTGTGCCGGATGATGTGCGTCGTTTGCTCAATGCCGGTGCCGACAAAGTCAGCATCAACACCACCGCAGTGACGAATCCCGAGGTGGTCGAACAAGCTGCCAGCCGTTTTGGTAGCCAAGCGATTGTGGTGGCGATTGATGCCAAAGCCACTGACGCGACTAATAGCCGCTGGGAAGTTTTCACCCACGGCGGCCGCCGCGCAACAGGACTTGATGCCGTGGAATGGGCGTTGAAAATGCAGCAGCTCGGCGCGGGTGAAATCTTGCTCACCAGCATGGACCGTGACGGCACCAAAATTGGCTTTAACCTACCACTGACGCGAGCGGTTTCTGATGCAGTAAACATTCCGGTGATTGCCTCGGGCGGGGTCGGCAATCTGCAGCATTTGGTCGATGGTGTTACGCAAGGTCACGCCGATGCCGTGCTCGCCGCAAGTATTTTCCACTTTGGCGAATATTCAGTGCGCGAAGCCAAATTGGCGATGCAAGCTGCAGGTATCGAGGTAAGGCTGTAATGACTACAAATTGGCTAGCCGAAATCAAGTGGGACGAGAAAGGCCTCGTTCCGGTAATCGCGCAAGATGAAACCACAGGTCGCGTAATGATGTTTGCGTATGCCAATGCAGACGCCGTAGCGCTTACCGCCCAGAAGCATACCGCCCATTACTGGACGCGTTCACGGCAAAAGCTATGGCATAAAGGCGAAGAGTCGGGGCACTTTCAACACGTTTCCAGCATTCAACTCGATTGCGATGGCGATGTGCTGATTTATAAA contains these protein-coding regions:
- the hisI gene encoding phosphoribosyl-AMP cyclohydrolase; translated protein: MTTNWLAEIKWDEKGLVPVIAQDETTGRVMMFAYANADAVALTAQKHTAHYWTRSRQKLWHKGEESGHFQHVSSIQLDCDGDVLIYKIRQEGGIACHTGRESCFFRTLQNGQWEVTEDILKDPSAIYGAGHSH
- the hisF gene encoding imidazole glycerol phosphate synthase subunit HisF, translated to MPLAKRIIPCLDVTNGRVVKGVNFLELRDAGDPVEIARRYNEQGADELTFLDITASSDNRDLILHVIEAVASQVFIPLTVGGGVRVPDDVRRLLNAGADKVSINTTAVTNPEVVEQAASRFGSQAIVVAIDAKATDATNSRWEVFTHGGRRATGLDAVEWALKMQQLGAGEILLTSMDRDGTKIGFNLPLTRAVSDAVNIPVIASGGVGNLQHLVDGVTQGHADAVLAASIFHFGEYSVREAKLAMQAAGIEVRL